One Manihot esculenta cultivar AM560-2 chromosome 18, M.esculenta_v8, whole genome shotgun sequence genomic window carries:
- the LOC110606644 gene encoding putative UDP-glucuronate:xylan alpha-glucuronosyltransferase 3: protein MRGSSPSTVEPRHRLSASAEETSKRKFLRDKGLRDVEKALQVPIQYRNLNCKLSTLKLVLVVIALGTLVTFFHSPAVHIADHPSTSISRPSLVDLWIGEDAAADPRYISTAEVDWEQISDIIDKLNDSTEYQGIGLLNFNVSEIDNWKHLLPDLEHVVLNLDHLPKNVTWESLYPEWIDEEEEFEVPTCPSVPKLKVPGKPRIDIIAVKLPCDKSGRWSRDVARLHLQLAAASLAASAKSYHPVRVLLVTDCFPVPNLFTCKELISHEGNLWLYQPNLNVMREKLNLPVGSCELAVPLKAKENFYSEGAHREAYATILHSAQVYVCGAIVAAQSIRMAGSTRDLVILVDETISDYHRGGLEAAGWKVRTIQRIRNPKAEKDAYNEWNYSKFRLWQLTDYDKIIFIDADLLILRNIDFLFEMPEITATGNNATLFNSGVMVVEPSNCTFRLLMDHIHEIESYNGGDQGYLNEIFTWWHRIPKHMNFLKHFWEGDEEEKKQMKTHLFGADPPILYVLHYLGNKPWICFRDYDCNWNVDILQEFASDVAHKTWWKVHDAMPENLHKYCLLRSKQKAALEWDRRQAEKGNYTDGHWKIKIKDKRLKTCFEDFCYWESMLWHWGEKNWTDNATNVTPSPPPPGAITTSLSSL from the exons ATGAGAGGATCTTCACCTAGTACCGTTGAGCCCAGGCACCGACTCTCTGCTTCAGC AGAAGAGACCTCTAAAAGAAAGTTCTTAAGAGATAAAGGTCTTAGAGATGTTGAAAAGGCCCTTCAGGTTCCCATCCAATATAGGAATTTGAATTGCAAGTTATCTACTCTGAAACTTGTCCTTGTGGTCATTGCCTTGGGAACTTTGGTCACTTTCTTCCACTCTCCGGCAGTGCATATTGCGGATCACCCTTCCACCTCTATATCTAG GCCAAGTCTCGTAGACCTATGGATAGGAGAGGATGCTGCTGCAGATCCTCGATATATCTCAACTGCGGAAGTTGACTGGGAACAGATATCGGACATTATTGACAAACTAAATGACAGTACTGAATATCAGGGCATTGGCTTGTTAAACTTTAATGTGAGTGAGATTGATAATTGGAAGCATCTACTACCAGATTTGGAGCATGTAGTTCTAAACCTGGACCATCTACCAAAAAATGTAACATGGGAATCCCTATATCCTGAATGGatagatgaagaagaagaatttgAGGTTCCCACCTGTCCTTCAGTACCCAAACTTAAAGTTCCTGGCAAACCTCGTATTGATATCATTGCTGTCAAGCTTCCATGTGACAAGTCAGGAAGATGGTCAAGAGATGTGGCTCGTTTGCACTTGCAGCTTGCAGCAGCAAGTCTTGCTGCTTCTGCTAAAAGTTATCATCCTGTTCGTGTGCTTTTGGTGACTGACTGCTTCCCGGTGCCAAATCTGTTTACTTGCAAGGAGCTTATTTCACATGAAGGAAATCTATGGCTGTATCAACCAAACCTTAATGTGATGCGGGAAAAGCTAAATCTCCCAGTAGGGTCATGTGAACTTGCGGTTCCTCTCAAGGCTAAAG AGAATTTCTATTCAGAAGGAGCACATAGGGAAGCATATGCAACAATCCTGCACTCTGCACAGGTTTATGTTTGTGGGGCAATTGTTGCTGCTCAGAGCATTCGTATGGCAGGTTCAACACGGGATCTTGTGATACTGGTTGATGAAACAATTAGTGATTATCATAGAGGAGGATTAGAGGCCGCAGGCTGGAAAGTCCGTACGATCCAAAGAATCAGGAacccaaaagctgaaaaggatGCTTACAATGAATGGAACTATAGTAAATTTCGACTCTGGCAGTTGACAGATTATGACAAGATCATTTTCATTGATGCTGACCTGCTTATTCTGAGaaatattgatttcttgtttgaGATGCCAGAAATCACTGCTACAGGGAATAATGCTACCCTGTTCAACTCTGGAGTGATGGTGGTTGAACCGTCAAATTGCACGTTCCGGCTGTTAATGGATCACATCCATGAGATTGAGTCATACAATGGTGGGGACCAGGGTTATCTGAATGAGATTTTCACATGGTGGCACCGGATTCCTAAACACATGAACTTCCTGAAACACTTTTGGGAAGGTGATGAGGAGGAGAAGAAACAAATGAAAACTCATCTCTTTGGTGCTGATCCTCCAATCCTTTATGTTCTACACTATCTGGGTAACAAACCATGGATATGCTTCCGAGATTACGACTGCAACTGGAATGTAGACATTTTGCAGGAGTTTGCTAGTGATGTTGCTCATAAAACATGGTGGAAGGTGCATGATGCTATGCCAGAAAACTTGCACAAGTACTGCCTGCTTAGGTCGAAGCAAAAGGCAGCATTGGAGTGGGACCGGAGGCAAGCCGAGAAAGGTAATTACACTGATGGTCATTGGAAAATCAAGATAAAAGACAAACGTTTGAAAACTTGCTTTGAAGATTTCTGCTACTGGGAGAGCATGTTATGGCACTGGGGTGAAAAGAATTGGACAGACAATGCAACAAATGTTACTCCATCACCTCCTCCTCCTGGTGCAATTACCACATCTCTCTCATCTTTGTGA